From the Meleagris gallopavo isolate NT-WF06-2002-E0010 breed Aviagen turkey brand Nicholas breeding stock chromosome 19, Turkey_5.1, whole genome shotgun sequence genome, one window contains:
- the LOC104913710 gene encoding cholesterol 7-desaturase-like — MGWCGTELLAAGLGDGTPLFLLLILFLLLVLLPGTWRPLEPRRGERLAAFRTQDGQAHVVDSYCPHLGADLAAGGHVVGSCIECPFHGWRFRGEDGKCTHIPYSGKVPDFAKVRSWPCCEVNGMLLLWYHCDGTGPAWAVPEQPEIITGDWVFRGQTEHFVDAHIQEIPENAADTAHLAFLHGPAILSGSDLRYTKSRLWDFMKHVWEAEWQPEPEPHRHCSRMQLQHTATIFGKRFPLLDLSVSARQVGPGLVFLNFKHAFLGHGIILQTVTPLEPLLQNVVHKIYYQKNVPAIIPKFILRAECIQFERDVTIWNNKQYLPKPLLVCEDAGIQKHRRWFAQFYSERSRRPSGPKGDLDW; from the exons ATGGGGTGGTGCGGCACGGAGCTGCTGGCCGCGGGGCTGGGGGACGGGACGCcgctcttcctcctcctcatcctcttcctcctcctcgtcCTGCTGCCCGGCACCTGGCGGCCGCTGGAGCCGCGGCGCG GAGAGCGGCTGGCTGCGTTCCGCACGCAGGACGGCCAGGCTCATGTGGTGGATTCGTACTGCCCACACCTCGGGGCTGACCTGGCTGCTGGCGGACACGTGGTGGGCAGCTGCATCGAGTGCCCCTTCCATGGCTGGCGTTTCCGAGGAGAAGATGGGAAATGCACCCACATCCCATATTCTGGAAAAG tgcCAGATTTTGCCAAGGTGCGGAGCTGGCCATGCTGTGAGGTGAAcgggatgctgctgctctggtaCCACTGCGACGGGACCGGCCCTGCTTGGGCTGTGCCTGAGCAGCCTGAGATCATCACTGGGGACTGGGTGTTCCGGGGGCAGACAGAGCACTTCGTGGATGCACACATCCAG GAAATCCCTGAGAATGCAGCCGACACAGCTCACCTGGCCTTCCTGCACGGCCCAGCCATTCTGAGTGGATCTGACCTGAGATACACCAAGTCCAGGCTGTGGGACTTCATGAAGCACGTCTGGGAG GCTGAGTGGCAGCCAGAGCCGGAGCCCCACAGGCACTGCTCCCGCATGCAgctccagcacacagccaccATCTTTGGGAAGCGCTTCCCCTTGCTGGACCTGTCGGTGTCAGCCCGGCAG GTAGGGCCAGGGCTGGTCTTCCTCAACTTCAAACATGCGTTCCTGGGCCATGGGATCATCCTGCAGACAGTGACGCCCCTGGAGCCTCTCCTGCAGAACGTGGTCCACAAAATCTATTACCAGAAGAACGTGCCAGCCATCATCCCCAAGTTCATCCTGAGGGCAGAATGCATTCAG TTTGAACGAGATGTGACCATCTGGAACAACAAGCAGTACCTGCCCAAGCCACTGCTGGTCTGCGAGGATGCTGGCATCCAGAAGCACCGGCGCTGGTTTGCACAGTTCTACAGCGAGAGGAGCAGGCGGCCGTCAGGGCCCAAAGGGGACCTGGACTGGTGA